One genomic segment of Ipomoea triloba cultivar NCNSP0323 chromosome 9, ASM357664v1 includes these proteins:
- the LOC116028591 gene encoding AT-hook motif nuclear-localized protein 7-like, whose product MEMEEKDSTETGSAGVNSGSESPPLSGGGGVFPQVMQMAVNMSMERTVGPPQAEAPVAAVVSGGVSGGGGGDSGGLMMGKKKRGRPRKYDSEGNLRVPYISPAAAGMTSPPTQGFTLTSPPSSDYSSGKRGRGRHAASSNWQLLASLGELFANTAGGDFTPHVVTVHTGEDVAGKVYSFAQRGARGICILSANGAVSNVTIRQPGSSGGTLTYEGRFEILTLTGSLTTAENGGIKSRTGGLSVSLAGPDGRVIGGGIAGLLTAASPIQMVVGSFTPNIYKTTHKRKQNAEHKMAPPVIHNASASDIVMTARPISQAPPPGSMVPTPPPQLAMRSHGNADNSHSKKDVPNSTSVDLSDCNGSEPTFDQRPYPDINVSIHME is encoded by the exons atggAAATGGAGGAGAAAGACAGTACCGAGACTGGGTCCGCCGGAGTTAACTCCGGGAGTGAATCGCCGCCGCTCAGCGGTGGCGGAGGGGTCTTTCCGCAGGTGATGCAGATGGCTGTGAACATGAGCATGGAGAGGACCGTGGGGCCCCCGCAGGCTGAAGCTCCGGTGGCTGCCGTCGTTTCTGGTGGCGTCAGCGGCGGAGGAGGCGGTGACAGCGGCGGACTAATGATGGGTAAGAAAAAGAGAGGGCGGCCGAGAAAATATGATTCCGAGGGGAATCTCAGAGTGCCGTATATTTCTCCGGCGGCGGCCGGCATGACGTCACCGCCAACTCAGGGCTTTACTTTGACGTCGCCGCCGTCCTCGGATTACTCCTCCGGCAAAAGAGGGCGCGGTCGGCACGCCGCTTCCAGTAACTGGCAATTGCTTGCCTCTTTGG GTGAATTGTTTGCAAACACAGCTGGAGGGGATTTTACACCTCATGTGGTGACTGTGCATACTGGAGAG GATGTTGCTGGGAAAGTATATTCATTTGCTCAAAGGGGTGCTCGAGGGATCTGTATTCTCTCTGCAAATGGTGCTGTTTCTAATGTTACCATTCGCCAGCCGGGTTCTTCTGGGGGTACTCTGACATACGAG GGCCGCTTTGAGATCTTAACACTGACTGGGTCACTAACTACTGCCGAAAATGGTGGCATTAAGAGCAGAACAGGTGGATTGAGTGTTTCGTTGGCAGGCCCTGATGGCCGGGTCATTGGTGGTGGAATTGCCGGTTTGCTAACAGCTGCTAGCCCAATCCAA ATGGTGGTTGGAAGCTTCACGCCAAACATATACAAGACTACACATAAAAGGAAGCAAAATGCCGAGCATAAAATGGCGCCACCCGTCATTCACAATGCATCTGCTTCAGATATCGTAATGACAGCCAGGCCTATATCCCAAGCCCCGCCTCCGGGATCCATGGTTCCAACTCCTCCGCCTCAGTTAGCAATGCGAAGCCATGGAAATGCAGACAACAGCCACAGCAAGAAAGATGTCCCGAACTCCACATCCGTAGACTTGTCCGATTGCAATGGCTCGGAACCTACATTCGATCAGAGACCGTATCCAGATATTAACGTGTCGATACATATGGAGTAG